A genomic region of Chlorobaculum parvum NCIB 8327 contains the following coding sequences:
- the cbiD gene encoding cobalt-precorrin-5B (C(1))-methyltransferase CbiD: MAHEVGGVILLFGGTTEGRKAAALLDRLAMPFIYSTKTRVETFTTTHGEFRHGSLDEASLSELVSSRDVRLVIDAAHPFAARLHRSVFEVCERLAVRLIRFDRASVTFPDFDGLHSVADFPEALGLLKRLDPAKLLALTGVQSVDPLRPWWERHEMLLRILPSPASMELVQREGFPEAKLLPMNPDGSDEALEALVREHSVDCLLTKESGESGFFSSKLRVAERCGIPVIVIRRPPAPAFDTVVFSVDELQKCLTEHAALKPLRTGYTTGACAAAATKAAMIALLDGAAPDSVTLTLPSGKVASFGIISYRAGNGRVRCGVRKFAGDDPDVTHGLLIVSEVSLVPDGEPGEVRFLQGEGVGRVTLPGLEIPPGEPAINPVPRRMIRECVAAELRQRGLRYAVDVTISAPGGEAVARKTMNARLGITGGISILGTSGEVVPYSIEAWLASIRQSIAVAAANGCTTLALTSGLRSERHLRALYPDLPELASIHYGNFIGRSLELAGQHGGFKRVIVGVMLAKATKLAQGQADLSSRVVPLDPRWLATLAVDLGYSDELANQLADLHLVRNVTDLISFTSDEPLYLAIASACHRACRQWLSDTPLSFVLFDMEGRSVISD, translated from the coding sequence ATGGCGCATGAGGTGGGCGGCGTGATTCTGCTCTTCGGCGGTACCACCGAGGGACGGAAGGCAGCGGCGTTGCTCGACCGGCTTGCGATGCCCTTCATCTACTCGACCAAAACCCGCGTCGAGACGTTCACGACCACGCACGGCGAGTTCCGCCACGGCTCGCTCGACGAGGCGTCGCTGTCCGAGCTCGTCTCATCGCGCGACGTGCGGCTTGTCATCGACGCCGCCCATCCCTTCGCCGCCCGACTTCACCGCTCGGTGTTCGAGGTTTGTGAGCGTCTCGCCGTCCGCCTGATCCGCTTCGACAGAGCGTCAGTGACTTTTCCTGATTTTGACGGACTGCATTCCGTCGCCGATTTTCCGGAAGCCCTCGGCCTGCTGAAGCGGCTCGATCCCGCTAAACTGCTCGCTCTGACCGGCGTGCAGTCTGTCGACCCGTTGCGTCCGTGGTGGGAGCGGCACGAGATGCTATTGCGCATTCTGCCGTCACCGGCTTCGATGGAGCTGGTGCAGCGCGAAGGTTTTCCCGAAGCGAAGCTGCTGCCGATGAACCCCGACGGTTCGGATGAGGCGCTCGAAGCGCTCGTTCGGGAGCATAGTGTCGATTGCCTGCTCACCAAGGAAAGCGGCGAATCAGGCTTTTTCTCATCGAAACTTCGGGTCGCCGAGCGGTGCGGGATTCCTGTTATCGTCATCCGCCGTCCGCCCGCTCCGGCGTTCGATACCGTCGTCTTCTCCGTCGATGAGCTTCAAAAATGCCTGACGGAGCACGCTGCCCTCAAGCCGCTCCGGACGGGCTACACCACCGGAGCCTGCGCCGCCGCCGCCACAAAAGCCGCTATGATCGCGCTGCTTGACGGCGCTGCCCCCGACTCGGTTACGCTCACGCTGCCGTCCGGCAAAGTCGCCAGCTTCGGAATCATCTCGTACCGGGCGGGAAATGGGAGGGTGCGGTGCGGTGTGCGAAAGTTTGCGGGCGACGATCCCGACGTGACGCACGGGTTGTTGATCGTCAGCGAAGTCTCGCTTGTGCCGGACGGCGAGCCGGGCGAGGTGCGATTTCTGCAAGGTGAGGGGGTTGGCAGGGTGACGCTGCCAGGGCTGGAGATTCCGCCCGGCGAACCGGCGATCAACCCCGTGCCGCGCCGGATGATCCGCGAGTGCGTCGCCGCTGAGCTGCGGCAGCGTGGGTTGCGCTACGCCGTTGACGTCACGATTTCAGCGCCGGGAGGCGAAGCGGTCGCCCGCAAAACCATGAATGCCCGGCTCGGCATCACCGGCGGCATTTCGATTCTCGGCACCAGCGGGGAGGTCGTGCCCTACTCGATTGAGGCGTGGCTCGCCAGCATCCGCCAGTCCATCGCCGTCGCCGCCGCCAACGGCTGCACGACCCTCGCCCTCACCTCCGGCCTTCGCAGCGAGCGTCACCTCCGCGCGCTCTACCCCGACCTGCCGGAGCTGGCCAGCATCCACTACGGTAACTTCATCGGTCGCTCGCTCGAACTCGCGGGCCAGCACGGTGGCTTCAAGCGCGTCATCGTCGGCGTCATGCTCGCCAAGGCCACCAAGCTCGCCCAGGGCCAGGCCGACCTCTCCAGCCGCGTCGTCCCGCTCGATCCCCGATGGCTCGCCACTCTTGCCGTAGACCTCGGCTACAGCGATGAGCTCGCCAACCAGCTCGCTGATCTTCATCTCGTCCGAAACGTGACCGATCTCATCTCCTTCACCAGCGACGAACCGCTTTATCTGGCCATCGCCAGCGCCTGTCATCGCGCTTGCCGCCAATGGCTCTCCGATACGCCGCTGAGCTTCGTGCTGTTCGATATGGAGGGAAGGTCGGTGATTTCAGACTGA
- the cobM gene encoding precorrin-4 C(11)-methyltransferase, producing MHERIAIIAITETGIALGHSLKSLLVADGFAGCGLFSSRAFEGVETIESVPAFVRQSFGSFDAFIFIGSLGICVRSIAPVLQSKHTDPAVINCDESGRFVQSVLSGHTGGANALAGRLARLLGAQAVLSTSSDVQGLWPLDILGREEGWSVEFASPVAGESMTTVMAVFVNHEPTTLLLDVRDSLTDQLERTAPPFVTIAYRFEDVDFSACRLLIAVTPRLIEVPVQTIFYRPKVLCVGVGSERGIDSERFVRSIMAELAAVRLSPRSIRSVGSVDFKMDEQAFIAFAEACGTTLTGFAPEQLESVGLVPNPSDVVFRKTGVHSVSEASAALLSGENWWLVEKQKVALAGIPEGQPRHYTFAVSLLRGAERRGRIAIVGAGPGDPELVTVKGRRYLEQADLILYAGSLVPEKLTHYARPGALVRSSASLSLEEQFALMEQFYRQGKFVVRLHTGDPSIYGAIMEQMAFFDAGGMEYEIVPGVSSFQAAAAVLQSQFTVPEKVQTIILTRGSGRTPVPDKERLSELARARATMCIYLSAEWSDEVQFELLEHYPPDTPVAVCYRLTWDDQQVWRGRLDGLSALVRQSGKTRTVLLVVGEVIGARGGRSKLYDPSFTHGFREGHGA from the coding sequence ATGCACGAACGAATCGCCATTATCGCCATCACCGAAACCGGAATTGCTCTCGGCCACTCCCTGAAAAGCCTGCTCGTGGCCGATGGGTTTGCCGGGTGCGGGCTGTTCTCGTCCCGCGCCTTCGAAGGTGTCGAAACCATCGAGAGCGTGCCCGCCTTTGTCCGGCAATCGTTCGGCAGCTTCGACGCCTTTATCTTTATAGGCTCGCTCGGCATCTGTGTGCGTTCGATTGCGCCGGTGTTGCAGAGCAAGCACACCGATCCGGCGGTCATCAACTGCGACGAATCGGGGCGGTTCGTGCAGAGCGTGCTGTCGGGCCATACGGGCGGGGCGAACGCGCTGGCGGGGCGGCTCGCGCGTCTGCTCGGGGCGCAGGCGGTGCTGAGCACGTCGAGCGATGTGCAGGGGTTGTGGCCGCTCGATATTCTGGGGCGCGAAGAGGGGTGGAGCGTGGAGTTTGCTTCGCCGGTCGCGGGAGAGTCGATGACCACGGTGATGGCGGTGTTCGTGAATCACGAGCCGACGACGCTGCTGCTTGACGTTCGCGACTCACTCACCGACCAGCTCGAACGCACCGCGCCGCCGTTCGTGACGATTGCGTATCGCTTCGAGGATGTCGATTTCAGCGCCTGCCGTCTTCTGATCGCCGTCACGCCGCGTCTCATCGAAGTACCGGTGCAGACGATTTTCTATCGCCCGAAGGTACTCTGCGTTGGGGTCGGGTCGGAAAGGGGCATCGATTCAGAACGCTTCGTCCGCTCAATCATGGCGGAGCTTGCCGCTGTCCGGCTTTCGCCGCGCTCGATCCGCAGCGTGGGGTCGGTCGATTTCAAGATGGATGAGCAGGCGTTCATCGCCTTTGCCGAAGCGTGTGGCACGACGCTGACGGGCTTCGCTCCAGAGCAGCTCGAAAGCGTCGGGCTGGTGCCGAATCCGTCGGATGTCGTCTTCCGCAAAACCGGCGTGCACAGCGTCTCCGAGGCTTCGGCGGCGCTGCTCTCCGGCGAGAACTGGTGGCTGGTGGAGAAGCAGAAGGTCGCGCTGGCTGGCATTCCCGAAGGTCAGCCGCGTCACTACACCTTCGCCGTCAGCCTTTTGCGCGGAGCCGAGCGGCGCGGGCGCATCGCCATTGTCGGGGCGGGGCCGGGCGATCCGGAGCTGGTGACGGTCAAGGGCAGGCGCTACCTCGAACAGGCCGACCTGATCCTCTATGCGGGCAGCCTCGTGCCGGAGAAGCTGACCCACTACGCCAGGCCGGGCGCGCTGGTGCGGAGTTCGGCTTCGCTCTCGCTCGAAGAGCAGTTTGCGTTGATGGAGCAATTCTACCGTCAGGGCAAGTTCGTCGTGCGGCTGCACACCGGCGATCCCTCGATCTACGGGGCGATTATGGAGCAGATGGCCTTTTTCGACGCCGGGGGCATGGAGTACGAAATCGTGCCGGGCGTGTCGTCGTTCCAGGCGGCAGCAGCGGTGTTGCAGTCGCAGTTCACCGTGCCGGAGAAGGTGCAGACTATCATCCTGACTCGCGGCAGTGGCCGGACGCCGGTGCCGGACAAGGAGCGGCTCTCGGAGCTGGCGCGCGCGCGTGCAACCATGTGCATCTACCTCAGCGCCGAGTGGAGCGACGAGGTGCAGTTCGAATTGCTCGAACACTACCCGCCCGACACTCCCGTGGCGGTCTGCTACCGGCTCACCTGGGACGACCAGCAGGTGTGGCGCGGGCGGCTCGACGGGCTGTCGGCGCTCGTCCGGCAGAGCGGCAAAACCCGCACGGTGCTGCTCGTGGTCGGCGAGGTGATCGGCGCGCGCGGCGGGCGCTCGAAGCTCTACGATCCGTCGTTCACGCACGGCTTCCGCGAAGGTCATGGCGCATGA
- a CDS encoding bifunctional cobalt-precorrin-7 (C(5))-methyltransferase/cobalt-precorrin-6B (C(15))-methyltransferase, whose translation MSEQFTLIGLSDSAEPRLDPAAIEAIGAARIFAGGTRHREIVSALLPSSSRWITIAPPIDEVLSQLAGADEPVVVFASGDPFFYGFGATLRKRFPGASIQSFPEFHSLQMLAQRCMIPYQSMRHASLTGRSWEELDCALIAGERLIGVLTDTRKTPPEVARRMLDFGYSGYRMVVGESLGGSDERVTRCTLDEAAGMEFGRLNCLLLEATEPPKRWFGIPENLFDGLPGRPNMITKMPFRMAALAALELGRARTFWDVGFCTGSVAIEARLRFPGLAVTAFEKRPECDALLESNARRFGALGIAKVMGDFLEQEHPALCGSDGVDAVFIGGHGDRLDEVFDVVERHLPPGGRVVMNAVRESSAEAFAASAVRHGMELAEPLKLTVGEHNPVSVMKAVKPG comes from the coding sequence ATGTCTGAGCAGTTCACGCTCATCGGCCTCAGCGACAGCGCGGAGCCGCGTCTCGATCCCGCCGCTATCGAGGCGATTGGTGCGGCTCGCATCTTCGCGGGCGGAACCCGCCATCGCGAAATCGTCAGCGCGTTGCTGCCGTCCAGCTCTCGCTGGATCACCATCGCTCCGCCGATTGACGAGGTGCTGTCGCAACTTGCCGGGGCGGACGAGCCGGTGGTGGTGTTCGCCTCTGGCGACCCCTTTTTTTACGGCTTCGGTGCGACCTTGCGGAAGCGCTTTCCCGGCGCGTCGATCCAAAGTTTTCCAGAGTTCCACTCGCTCCAGATGCTCGCGCAGCGCTGCATGATACCTTACCAGTCGATGCGCCACGCCTCGCTCACCGGGCGGAGCTGGGAGGAGCTGGACTGCGCTCTGATCGCGGGCGAGCGGCTCATCGGCGTCCTGACCGACACCCGTAAAACTCCGCCTGAGGTGGCGCGGCGAATGCTCGATTTCGGCTATTCGGGCTACCGCATGGTAGTCGGCGAATCGCTCGGCGGCAGCGATGAGCGGGTAACGCGCTGCACGCTCGACGAGGCCGCCGGGATGGAATTTGGCCGACTCAACTGCCTCTTGCTCGAAGCCACCGAACCGCCGAAACGCTGGTTCGGCATTCCCGAAAACCTGTTCGACGGCCTGCCGGGACGGCCCAACATGATTACCAAAATGCCCTTCCGCATGGCCGCCCTCGCCGCGCTGGAGCTTGGCCGGGCGCGAACCTTCTGGGACGTGGGCTTCTGCACGGGATCGGTGGCCATCGAAGCGCGGCTCCGGTTTCCGGGTCTTGCGGTGACCGCTTTCGAGAAGCGCCCGGAGTGCGACGCCCTGCTGGAGAGCAACGCCCGTCGCTTCGGAGCGCTCGGTATTGCGAAGGTGATGGGCGACTTTCTTGAGCAGGAGCACCCTGCGCTCTGCGGCAGCGACGGTGTCGATGCGGTTTTCATCGGCGGCCACGGCGACCGGCTCGACGAGGTGTTCGATGTGGTAGAGCGTCACCTCCCCCCCGGAGGCCGGGTGGTCATGAACGCAGTACGCGAGTCTAGCGCCGAAGCTTTCGCCGCCAGCGCCGTCCGCCACGGCATGGAACTCGCCGAGCCGCTCAAGCTAACCGTTGGCGAGCACAATCCCGTGAGCGTGATGAAAGCTGTGAAGCCGGGGTGA
- the cobJ gene encoding precorrin-3B C(17)-methyltransferase, protein MKGKITVAGLGPGSDSMMTPEVLDAIHSADAVVGYTGYLKSIEHLIPDSVQTVATGMTGEVQRAEQAFVLASEGRRVVVVSSGDAGIYGMAPLILELYASGRWPEVAVEVLPGISAFQAAAARLGAPVSHDFCAISLSDLMTPWEVIEKRIEAAASADFVTAVYNPRSSDRYWQIHRFRELFLRHRSPSTPVGIIRNVSRSDESVVLTTLGEFDPDSLDMFTVMLVGNSTTFFSDEQMITPRGYFRQKEPALTPVGQSIMSGSFRTIAGLMKPDARPTDERWAVMHTIHTTADFEMQDLFHASPGAIRRWHEALTAGGATIITDVTMVQSGLRKAALERHGVTVRCYLHDERVAGLARSAGITRSQAGMRLAAEEHPDALFVIGNAPTALLELASLLHRGGFAPMGVIGAPVGFVNVVESKHRLKAAAGATPIAVIEGRKGGSAIAATIVNAAFSLDEAEAMNPGCYV, encoded by the coding sequence ATGAAAGGCAAAATTACCGTCGCGGGCCTCGGCCCCGGCAGCGATTCGATGATGACCCCGGAGGTGCTCGATGCGATCCACTCAGCGGACGCGGTGGTCGGCTACACCGGCTATCTCAAAAGCATCGAGCACCTGATTCCGGACTCCGTCCAGACCGTGGCGACCGGCATGACCGGTGAGGTGCAGCGGGCTGAACAGGCGTTCGTGCTGGCCTCCGAAGGGCGGAGGGTCGTCGTGGTCAGTTCGGGGGACGCGGGCATCTACGGCATGGCGCCGCTCATCCTCGAACTGTACGCGAGCGGTCGCTGGCCCGAGGTCGCGGTCGAGGTGCTGCCAGGCATCAGCGCGTTCCAAGCCGCCGCTGCGCGGCTCGGCGCTCCGGTGAGCCACGACTTCTGCGCCATTTCGCTCTCCGACCTGATGACACCGTGGGAGGTGATCGAAAAGCGGATCGAGGCGGCGGCCTCAGCGGATTTCGTGACGGCGGTCTATAACCCCCGCAGCAGCGACCGCTACTGGCAGATTCATCGCTTCAGGGAGCTGTTCCTGCGCCACCGTTCACCCTCGACGCCGGTGGGGATCATCCGCAACGTCTCGCGTAGCGACGAGTCGGTCGTGCTGACGACGCTCGGCGAATTCGATCCCGACTCGCTCGACATGTTCACCGTGATGCTGGTGGGCAATTCGACCACCTTCTTTTCAGATGAACAGATGATTACGCCGAGGGGCTACTTCCGCCAGAAAGAGCCGGCTTTGACACCAGTCGGCCAGTCGATCATGAGCGGCAGTTTCCGCACCATCGCCGGACTGATGAAGCCGGATGCTCGCCCGACAGACGAGCGCTGGGCGGTCATGCACACGATTCACACCACCGCCGATTTCGAGATGCAGGATCTGTTCCACGCCTCGCCCGGCGCGATCCGGCGGTGGCACGAGGCGCTGACCGCCGGTGGCGCGACGATCATCACCGACGTCACGATGGTGCAGTCCGGTCTGCGCAAGGCGGCGCTGGAGCGCCACGGCGTGACGGTGCGCTGCTACCTGCACGACGAGCGCGTGGCCGGGCTGGCCAGAAGCGCGGGTATCACGCGCAGCCAGGCAGGGATGCGGCTTGCCGCCGAGGAGCATCCCGACGCCCTTTTCGTGATCGGCAACGCGCCGACGGCGCTGCTGGAGCTGGCCTCGCTGTTGCATCGCGGGGGCTTCGCGCCGATGGGGGTGATCGGCGCGCCGGTCGGCTTTGTGAACGTGGTCGAGTCGAAGCACCGGCTCAAGGCGGCGGCGGGCGCGACGCCGATTGCCGTCATCGAGGGGCGCAAGGGGGGCAGCGCCATCGCGGCCACCATCGTCAACGCCGCCTTCAGCCTCGACGAGGCGGAGGCGATGAATCCGGGGTGCTATGTCTGA
- a CDS encoding precorrin-2 C(20)-methyltransferase — MNKQGSLISVSLGPGDPGLITVKALAQLREADLIYYPGTVSASGAVTSVALDILEAYNLDPSKLRGMLVPMSRSRKAAEASYAANYAAMAEEVRAGRRVAVVSVGDGGFYSTASAIIERARRDGLECSMTPGIPAFIAAGSAAGMPLALQNDSVLVLAQIDEIGELDRALASRSTVVVMKLSTVRDELVGFLERYSKPFLYAEKVGMAGEFISMEIDDLRDRAIPYFSLLVCSPHCRQSTFSPFMS, encoded by the coding sequence ATGAACAAACAAGGCTCTCTCATCAGCGTTTCGCTTGGGCCGGGTGATCCCGGTCTCATCACCGTCAAGGCGCTGGCCCAACTTCGCGAGGCTGACCTCATCTACTATCCCGGCACGGTCAGCGCTTCGGGCGCGGTGACGAGCGTGGCGCTCGATATTCTCGAAGCGTACAATCTTGATCCGTCGAAGCTTCGCGGGATGCTTGTGCCGATGTCGCGCTCGCGAAAAGCCGCTGAGGCGAGTTATGCCGCAAACTACGCCGCGATGGCGGAGGAGGTGCGAGCGGGTCGCCGCGTGGCGGTGGTGAGCGTGGGCGACGGGGGCTTTTACAGCACTGCGTCGGCGATCATCGAGCGGGCGCGGCGGGACGGTCTGGAGTGCTCGATGACGCCGGGCATTCCGGCCTTTATCGCTGCCGGGTCGGCTGCCGGAATGCCGCTTGCGTTGCAAAACGACAGCGTGCTGGTGCTGGCGCAGATCGATGAGATCGGTGAGCTCGACCGCGCCCTCGCAAGCCGCAGCACCGTGGTGGTGATGAAGCTTTCGACGGTCAGAGATGAACTGGTCGGTTTCCTCGAACGGTATAGCAAGCCCTTTCTCTACGCCGAAAAGGTGGGCATGGCGGGCGAGTTCATCTCGATGGAGATTGACGACTTGCGCGACCGCGCCATCCCTTACTTTTCGCTGCTGGTCTGCTCACCGCATTGCCGGCAGTCAACCTTTTCGCCATTTATGTCATGA
- a CDS encoding sirohydrochlorin cobaltochelatase — MTKHRKKRKQINKKAILLAHFGTTYPSALPSLENIRRQIQARIPGIEVRHCFTSNMVRNIWSARRCDPRKWLDEGVADEFLNVQGFLGAIGNLQDGNYRTIIVQPTHMYHGEQFEDLKSYVSALQSIRTIKRVWSPFEKVVLSRPALGTCGVEHDYTEDIEEVAALFEDDVERARQLDAALVYVAHGNDFFSSGVFHETCDVMRSRYPGAEIHIGMVEGQPGVEEIVAEVTGKGRTTVLLRPFMITAGDHAHNDIADDDPGSWKGAFEAAGCRVETRMEGLGSDDRFASIFARRILETAEDHGIELFSASDKID; from the coding sequence ATGACCAAGCATCGTAAAAAACGGAAGCAGATCAACAAGAAGGCGATTCTGCTTGCCCATTTCGGCACGACCTATCCCTCGGCACTGCCGTCGCTGGAGAATATCCGGCGGCAGATACAGGCACGGATTCCCGGCATCGAGGTTCGTCACTGCTTCACCTCGAACATGGTGCGCAACATCTGGTCGGCGCGGCGTTGCGATCCCCGAAAGTGGCTCGACGAGGGGGTGGCCGACGAGTTCCTGAACGTGCAGGGTTTCCTCGGAGCGATCGGCAATTTACAGGACGGCAACTACCGGACGATCATCGTGCAGCCGACGCACATGTACCACGGCGAGCAGTTCGAGGATCTGAAATCGTACGTGTCGGCGCTTCAGTCGATCCGCACCATCAAGCGGGTCTGGTCGCCCTTCGAAAAGGTTGTGCTGTCGCGCCCGGCGCTCGGCACCTGCGGCGTGGAGCACGACTACACCGAGGACATCGAGGAGGTGGCCGCGTTGTTCGAGGATGACGTGGAACGCGCCCGCCAGCTTGACGCGGCGCTGGTTTATGTGGCGCACGGCAACGACTTCTTCTCGTCGGGCGTGTTCCACGAAACCTGTGACGTGATGCGCAGCCGCTATCCGGGCGCGGAGATTCACATCGGCATGGTGGAGGGGCAGCCCGGCGTGGAAGAGATCGTCGCTGAAGTGACGGGCAAAGGGCGCACGACGGTGCTGCTGCGGCCCTTCATGATAACGGCAGGCGACCACGCGCACAACGACATTGCCGATGACGATCCCGGTTCGTGGAAAGGCGCGTTCGAGGCGGCGGGATGCCGGGTCGAGACCCGCATGGAGGGACTCGGTTCAGACGACCGCTTTGCCTCGATCTTCGCCCGCCGGATTCTCGAAACCGCCGAGGATCATGGCATCGAGCTGTTTTCAGCATCCGACAAAATCGATTAG
- the cobA gene encoding uroporphyrinogen-III C-methyltransferase, translating into MKTNQCKGKVFLVGAGPGDPELLTVRAHKLLQSADVVLHDALVSPEVLALLPLGAERIAVGKRIGDKVDQTDRQLRINELLARHARAGRCVVRLKAGDPFMFGRGIEEVRALAAVGAPCEVVPGITAGIAAAELCRIPLTERYRNTSALFCTGQTADYSLSHFSAVIELMKAGTPLVMYMGFEQLDRIVERFIESGLSPDLPACAVSRVSRNDQALVSGTLGTITQQLRESELPLPVVFIIGEYAVPEGAHNRDQTDPSDQNHSFNQHDQAS; encoded by the coding sequence TCAGTGCAAGGGTAAGGTGTTTCTGGTCGGGGCCGGGCCGGGCGATCCGGAGTTGTTGACCGTTCGGGCGCACAAGCTGCTGCAATCGGCTGACGTGGTGCTACACGACGCGCTTGTCAGCCCGGAGGTTCTCGCGCTGCTGCCGCTTGGCGCGGAGAGGATCGCCGTCGGCAAGCGCATCGGTGACAAGGTCGATCAGACCGATCGCCAGTTGCGGATCAACGAGTTGCTGGCCCGGCACGCCCGCGCGGGTCGATGCGTCGTTCGGCTCAAAGCCGGTGACCCCTTCATGTTCGGGCGTGGCATCGAGGAGGTGCGCGCGCTGGCCGCTGTCGGTGCTCCTTGCGAGGTGGTGCCGGGCATCACGGCTGGCATCGCCGCCGCTGAGCTTTGCAGGATACCCTTGACCGAGCGCTACCGGAACACCTCGGCGCTCTTCTGCACTGGCCAGACGGCGGACTACTCGCTGTCACATTTCTCGGCGGTGATCGAGCTGATGAAGGCGGGTACGCCGCTGGTGATGTACATGGGCTTCGAGCAGCTCGACAGGATCGTCGAGCGCTTCATCGAATCAGGCCTTTCTCCAGACCTCCCGGCGTGCGCGGTGTCGCGAGTGTCGCGAAACGATCAGGCGCTGGTCAGCGGCACGCTCGGTACCATCACCCAGCAGCTCCGGGAGAGCGAGCTTCCCCTGCCGGTGGTCTTCATCATCGGTGAGTATGCTGTGCCGGAAGGGGCGCACAATCGAGATCAGACCGATCCATCTGATCAAAATCACAGTTTCAACCAACATGACCAAGCATCGTAA